Proteins co-encoded in one Zymomonas mobilis subsp. mobilis ATCC 10988 genomic window:
- the ggt gene encoding gamma-glutamyltransferase produces the protein MARQTQKPVTVTKEIDWSDVAHLPKKSTASHAMVAAANPLAVKAGYDVLKAGGSAVDAAVAIQAVLGLVEPQSSGIGGGAFMTYYDAKTHKVTAYNGRETAPADATPDMFLDDNKNPIPFKQAVVSGRATGVPGAVAMLELAQKEHGILPWRQLFTPAIALAEQGFTVSPRLASMINGHSPEAYTEDAIRYFVKANGERYQAGDILKNPDYANSLKAISEKGSAALLTGAIAQAIVDKVHQAPLAGSMTMADLAGYRPKESAALCKGYHLYVVCTPDAPSGGVGLQEALGLLSHTDIDRRNADDPKAWLEFAEASRLAYADRDYFVGDPDFVKVPVTGLLDPHYIAERAKLIGDKANPQAPSHGNPKGAPSYSMDATAEPGGTTHLVIVDSKGNAVSMTTTVENIFGSGRMVGGFFLNNQLTDFSFSPQAYDNTPAANAVAGDKRPRSTMAPTLVFNQKGQFVAALGSPGGSSIQAYNLKAIVALLDWHMPVDQALALPNLVAHGTLFLSDPFPAKVSQGLKDLGVTLTPAEHEESGLQAIIKRGNYYEGGADIRREGTAVGF, from the coding sequence ATGGCACGTCAAACCCAAAAACCGGTGACGGTCACAAAAGAAATCGACTGGTCTGATGTTGCCCATCTGCCTAAAAAATCAACCGCCTCTCACGCTATGGTAGCGGCGGCCAATCCTTTGGCGGTAAAGGCTGGATATGATGTCTTGAAAGCAGGCGGCAGTGCCGTTGATGCAGCGGTTGCTATCCAAGCCGTTTTGGGGCTGGTTGAACCACAAAGTTCAGGCATCGGCGGCGGTGCTTTCATGACCTATTATGATGCCAAAACCCATAAAGTAACGGCCTATAATGGGCGAGAAACCGCTCCGGCTGATGCTACGCCTGATATGTTTTTGGATGATAATAAAAACCCGATTCCGTTTAAACAGGCGGTTGTTTCCGGTCGCGCCACGGGTGTTCCGGGGGCTGTTGCTATGCTGGAATTGGCACAAAAAGAACATGGTATTTTGCCATGGCGTCAATTATTTACGCCTGCGATTGCCCTAGCCGAGCAAGGCTTTACCGTTTCGCCACGCCTTGCCAGCATGATTAACGGCCATTCCCCCGAAGCCTATACCGAAGACGCTATCCGCTATTTTGTTAAAGCTAACGGAGAACGCTATCAGGCCGGTGATATTTTAAAGAATCCTGATTATGCGAATAGTTTGAAGGCCATTTCCGAAAAAGGTTCGGCTGCCTTGCTCACGGGGGCGATTGCACAGGCGATTGTAGATAAAGTCCATCAAGCGCCTTTGGCGGGCAGTATGACGATGGCTGATCTTGCGGGTTATCGCCCGAAAGAAAGCGCCGCTTTATGTAAAGGCTATCATCTCTATGTCGTCTGCACTCCCGATGCGCCTTCAGGTGGCGTTGGGTTGCAAGAGGCTTTAGGCTTGCTCTCACATACCGATATTGATCGCCGCAATGCCGATGATCCGAAAGCATGGTTGGAATTTGCCGAAGCTAGCCGTCTTGCCTATGCTGACCGCGATTATTTTGTCGGTGATCCTGATTTTGTAAAAGTGCCGGTCACCGGATTATTAGACCCTCATTATATCGCCGAAAGGGCAAAATTGATTGGCGATAAAGCCAATCCCCAAGCCCCCAGCCACGGTAATCCCAAAGGCGCGCCCAGCTATAGCATGGATGCAACGGCTGAACCGGGCGGCACAACCCATCTTGTTATTGTCGATAGCAAGGGAAATGCTGTCTCGATGACGACGACGGTTGAAAATATCTTTGGCTCTGGTCGTATGGTGGGCGGTTTCTTCCTAAACAACCAATTGACAGATTTTTCTTTCTCGCCACAGGCCTATGACAATACACCGGCCGCGAATGCTGTTGCGGGTGACAAACGTCCCCGTTCAACGATGGCACCGACACTGGTCTTTAACCAGAAAGGCCAATTTGTCGCTGCCTTGGGTTCACCAGGGGGCAGCTCTATTCAGGCCTACAATCTGAAAGCGATTGTGGCCCTTCTCGATTGGCATATGCCGGTTGATCAAGCCTTGGCGCTTCCCAATCTGGTCGCCCATGGCACGCTTTTTCTTTCCGACCCGTTTCCTGCCAAGGTATCACAAGGCCTGAAGGATTTAGGCGTTACGCTAACACCGGCAGAGCATGAAGAATCCGGCCTTCAAGCGATTATCAAACGGGGTAACTATTACGAAGGCGGTGCCGATATCAGAAGAGAAGGCACGGCCGTCGGCTTCTAA
- the ctrA gene encoding response regulator transcription factor CtrA, translated as MRVLLIEDEPTTAKSIELMLTKKRFNVYTTDLGEEGIDLGKLYDYDIICLDLNLPDMHGYEVLKTLRTAQVKTPIIVLSGIAEMESKVRALGFGADDYLTKPFHQEELIARIQAVVRRSQGHSQSIIKTGRLTVNLDSKTVEIDNKPVHLTGKEYAILELLSLRKGTTITKEMFLNHLYGGMDEPELKIIDVFVCKLRKKLNKAYPDENYIETVWGRGYILREAEHAELEGQQA; from the coding sequence ATGCGTGTTTTATTGATAGAAGATGAGCCGACAACGGCGAAATCTATCGAATTGATGCTGACGAAAAAGCGTTTCAATGTCTATACGACAGACCTTGGCGAAGAAGGCATCGATCTGGGCAAGCTGTATGATTATGATATCATTTGTCTTGATCTCAATTTGCCCGATATGCATGGCTATGAAGTATTAAAGACGTTACGGACGGCGCAGGTAAAAACGCCGATCATTGTATTGTCTGGTATTGCCGAAATGGAATCCAAAGTGCGGGCTTTGGGCTTTGGGGCTGATGATTATTTGACCAAGCCTTTCCATCAGGAAGAATTGATTGCCCGTATTCAAGCCGTTGTTCGCCGTTCCCAAGGCCATTCCCAGTCAATTATTAAAACAGGCCGTTTAACCGTCAATCTTGATAGTAAAACAGTCGAGATTGATAACAAGCCTGTTCATCTGACCGGTAAAGAATATGCCATATTGGAATTGCTGTCTTTGAGAAAAGGCACCACCATCACGAAAGAAATGTTCTTGAACCATCTTTATGGTGGGATGGATGAACCGGAATTAAAAATTATTGATGTCTTTGTCTGCAAACTGCGGAAAAAGCTGAACAAAGCCTATCCTGACGAAAATTATATCGAAACGGTCTGGGGACGCGGTTACATCTTGCGCGAAGCAGAACATGCCGAATTGGAAGGCCAGCAGGCTTAA